From the Desulfobacteraceae bacterium genome, one window contains:
- a CDS encoding branched-chain amino acid ABC transporter permease produces MNTDSGNLPAAAGSPRKPWRRAFARVPLLAWLCGGLAAVVLEHFFGPQLAELLGLPKVPVLFGFLTILGKPPLIPSTAVFITLIYGLPLLLVSRLLAGPANRLAAFLLQGPLAVSVLIHLALFYGTLHLWSDLSAYRVLTLKLTLIAVMLTLSLNVINGYMGEFSCSHPAFMALGAYAASVMTLVFFAKDKQFGEALLPAALGPFMFPLVLIAAGAVAAVGALVIAVPSFRTRGDYLAIISLAFMFIVKSMIENLEWIGGPRGLSSQPNYANLPTVFLWAAACIWIINNFVRSTLGKALNAVRDDEIAADAMTVDTRRTKMVAFLFGAFWAGVAGGLFAHVLRYVNPGSFGLQKLAEVLAMVYFGGLNSVYGSIVGAVSLSLLGEALRPLELFKWIIIPLMLILVMIFRPTGLIAFREFDVRKLVQPKLNPDREV; encoded by the coding sequence ATGAACACAGACAGCGGTAACCTACCGGCGGCCGCGGGCAGCCCCCGCAAACCATGGCGCCGGGCTTTTGCCCGCGTGCCGCTCCTGGCCTGGCTGTGCGGCGGCCTGGCGGCGGTGGTGCTGGAGCACTTCTTCGGCCCTCAACTGGCCGAACTCCTGGGTCTTCCCAAGGTCCCGGTGCTCTTCGGTTTTCTGACCATTCTGGGCAAGCCCCCGCTGATCCCCAGTACGGCCGTCTTCATCACCCTAATCTACGGGCTGCCGCTGCTGCTGGTGAGCCGTCTGCTGGCGGGTCCGGCCAACCGCCTGGCCGCTTTTCTGCTTCAGGGGCCACTGGCGGTCTCGGTGCTGATCCACCTAGCGCTTTTTTACGGGACTCTGCACCTCTGGTCCGACCTGAGCGCCTACCGGGTGCTGACACTTAAACTGACACTGATCGCCGTCATGCTGACCCTGAGCCTCAATGTGATCAACGGCTACATGGGCGAGTTCTCCTGCTCCCACCCGGCCTTCATGGCCCTGGGGGCCTATGCGGCCTCGGTGATGACGCTGGTCTTTTTCGCCAAAGACAAGCAGTTCGGGGAAGCCCTGCTGCCCGCGGCGCTGGGGCCCTTCATGTTCCCGCTGGTGCTGATCGCTGCCGGGGCCGTGGCGGCCGTCGGGGCCCTGGTGATCGCTGTTCCCTCCTTCCGCACCCGCGGCGACTACCTGGCCATCATCTCGCTGGCCTTCATGTTCATCGTCAAGAGCATGATCGAGAACCTGGAGTGGATCGGCGGCCCCCGGGGGCTGAGCAGCCAGCCCAACTATGCCAACCTGCCCACCGTGTTCCTCTGGGCTGCGGCCTGCATCTGGATCATCAACAACTTCGTGCGCTCCACCCTGGGCAAGGCCCTGAACGCCGTGCGGGACGACGAGATCGCCGCCGACGCCATGACGGTGGACACCCGGCGCACCAAAATGGTCGCCTTTCTCTTCGGCGCCTTCTGGGCCGGGGTCGCCGGCGGGCTCTTCGCCCATGTGCTGCGCTACGTCAACCCGGGCAGCTTCGGGCTGCAGAAGCTGGCCGAGGTGCTGGCGATGGTCTATTTCGGGGGGTTGAACTCCGTCTACGGCTCCATCGTCGGGGCGGTCAGCCTCAGCCTGCTCGGCGAGGCCCTGCGGCCGCTGGAGCTCTTCAAGTGGATCATCATTCCGCTGATGCTGATCCTGGTCATGATTTTCCGACCCACCGGGCTGATCGCCTTTCGGGAATTCGATGTCCGCAAGCTCGTGCAACCGAAACTGAACCCCGACCGAGAGGTGTAG
- a CDS encoding ABC transporter ATP-binding protein, giving the protein MALLQVDHMTHFFGGLRAVHDYNLSLEAGQIRGLIGPNGAGKTTVFNLLTGIYTPTEGQIRLDGQEITGKPPHRIAAMGLARTFQNLCLWRHMTVLEHVKLARYSRISYGLVGAFFGTPKRHREEAAIEARAHALLELVGIDHLADQVVVNLPYGAQRRVELARALAIEPKVLFLDEPTAGMNPEELVQMMEIIRRVHAEFDLAIYLIEHRLKMVMELCQVIQTLVFGEVVAEGPPEEIQTNPVVIEAYLGKEGVE; this is encoded by the coding sequence ATGGCATTGCTCCAGGTGGATCACATGACCCATTTCTTCGGCGGGCTGCGGGCCGTCCACGATTACAACCTGTCCCTGGAGGCGGGCCAGATCCGGGGCCTGATCGGGCCCAACGGGGCCGGCAAAACCACCGTTTTCAACCTCTTGACCGGCATCTACACCCCCACCGAGGGGCAAATCCGCCTGGACGGGCAGGAGATCACCGGCAAACCGCCCCACCGGATCGCGGCCATGGGGCTGGCCCGCACCTTCCAGAACCTCTGCCTCTGGCGCCACATGACGGTCCTCGAGCACGTCAAGCTGGCCCGCTATTCGCGGATCTCCTACGGTCTGGTGGGGGCCTTCTTCGGCACCCCCAAACGCCACCGCGAGGAGGCCGCCATCGAAGCCAGGGCGCACGCCCTGCTGGAGTTGGTGGGGATCGATCACCTGGCCGACCAGGTGGTGGTCAACCTGCCTTACGGCGCCCAGCGGCGGGTGGAACTGGCGCGGGCCCTGGCGATCGAGCCCAAGGTGCTTTTCCTGGATGAGCCCACCGCCGGCATGAACCCCGAGGAGCTGGTCCAGATGATGGAGATCATCCGCCGGGTGCACGCCGAGTTCGATCTGGCGATCTACCTCATCGAACACCGCCTCAAGATGGTGATGGAACTCTGCCAGGTGATCCAGACCCTGGTTTTCGGCGAGGTGGTCGCCGAGGGGCCCCCGGAGGAGATCCAGAC